The nucleotide sequence CGACCACGAAGCCGTCCCACGCGGCGACGTGGGCGAGGTCGCGGTGCGTGCTGCGTCCGACCCGGTTTGCATGGACCGATACTGGCAGAAGCCGGGAGCGACGAACGAGGCGTTGCGAGACGGCTGGCTACTCACCAACGACCTGGGTCGCCGGACCGCTGAGGGGTACATCGAATACATCGGCCGGGCTGACGATGTCATCATCAGTTCCGGGTACCGGATCGGGCCAGCAGAGATCGAGCGGACGCTCGGGACGCACGATGCCGTCAAGGCCGCCGGAGTGGTCGGGATTCCGGACGAGGACCGGGGCGAAATCCCGAAGGCAGTGGTCGTGCTGGCCGATGCCTATGAGGCGAGCGAGAGGCTTGAGGAGGCGCTCCAGGACCACGTCAAGCAGGCACTTGCCCGTCACAAATACCCTCGCGATATCGAATTCGCCGACGAACTTCCGCGAACCTCGACAGGAAAAGTTCAACGGGAGAAACTCGGGGACGGACCGCCGGATTCGTCCGATACTGCCTGAGGACGCTACGGGTTTCCGCCAGTCGTCCCGGAGTACGACACTCAGGAGGCGTCGCGGCTCGGGAGGACCGCAGTCGCCTCCCCCTCGACGACAGTCTCGCCCCGCTGGCTCAGGCCGTCGAGTTCGACGTCGACGGCAGCACCATCGTCCCGGTCCCGTTTGTCGACGACCGTGCCGCGGACTGTCAGGGTGTCTCCGGCCCAGAGCGGGGCCGTGAAGCGCGTTCCGAACCGGGAGACCCTGGACAGCCCCAGCCAGTCCGTGACCATGTGCTCGACGACGCCAGCGGTGAGCATCCCGTGGGCGAAGACGTCGGGGTAGCCGGCCTCGCGGACGAAGTCCCGGTCGTAGTGGATCCGGTCCAGGCCGTTGCTCGCGCCCGCGTACCTGACGAAATCCTTCAGGTCGAACGTCTCGACTACCTCCGGACCGGTGTCACCGACGGCGAGGTCCTCCGCGTATCTCGTGGTCCGGTACGCACCTGTGGCGGCGTCCGACACCGACGCCGCTGGGTCCTCTCCCTCCTCCTGGTTCCCGGGGGGCGTCGCCTCGATACCGCCGGGGGCTTCCAGGATGGTCTTTCGCTCCGTCGCGATGAGGCCTCCGTCCTGGTCGGTGTACTCCGTCTCCAGCACCAGCAGCGTCAGGGTTCCGTCGTCGATCGCTCGCTGG is from Salinirussus salinus and encodes:
- a CDS encoding FAS1-like dehydratase domain-containing protein; amino-acid sequence: MPTRPIAELRSMVGESKRSVEGLTVEAGKVEEFARALKNDNPAYRSREAARAQGFERVPAPITFLRTALFPRYGPGETETGADRFPLGFDIGFDLRYRVHGGQEYEIERPLYVGDRVDGTTTLVDVSQRAIDDGTLTLLVLETEYTDQDGGLIATERKTILEAPGGIEATPPGNQEEGEDPAASVSDAATGAYRTTRYAEDLAVGDTGPEVVETFDLKDFVRYAGASNGLDRIHYDRDFVREAGYPDVFAHGMLTAGVVEHMVTDWLGLSRVSRFGTRFTAPLWAGDTLTVRGTVVDKRDRDDGAAVDVELDGLSQRGETVVEGEATAVLPSRDAS